The proteins below come from a single Solea senegalensis isolate Sse05_10M linkage group LG2, IFAPA_SoseM_1, whole genome shotgun sequence genomic window:
- the nr1i2 gene encoding nuclear receptor subfamily 1 group I member 2 isoform X2, producing the protein MSEGASGECTIYEELTQKDEEENTSDDDESRVCGVCGDQARGFHFNALTCEGCKGFFRRAIQRSMQLHCPFMNNCAITKNNRRSCQACRFNKCQSIGMRRDMVMSERDVLERRMRIKKRKMFDVPTQLSSQQEETIQELLCGHHSTFDSEFSRFSGFRPMDRIILSVSEYNQPTSKPFQPLTNCSTGTCTESSKSATDPRTSSHANSSSSSSGLCGSSEGEKVGKSSVFTALPHMADLTTYMIQDIICFSKSLPDFRSLTIEDQIALLKGAAFEIMQIRFNMVFNAKTNIWECGQITYCIDDGVRAGFQPLLLEPLFRFHHTLRRLGLQEEEYVLMQAMSLFSADRPGVQQHSVIDKLHENVALTLKTWIDCKRTGPEKHLLFPKVVACLTEMRTMTEEYCKQVLQIQDIQPDDISPLILEVVSKDSCNDF; encoded by the exons ATGAGCGAGGGGGCCAGTGGAGAGTGCACCATCTATGAAGAGCTCACCCAGAAGGACGAGGAGGAAAACACGTCTGACGATGACGAGTCcagagtgtgtggtgtgtgtggagacCAGGCCAGAGGTTTCCACTTCAATGCCCTGACATGTGAAGGCTGTAAGGGATTTTTCAG acgtGCCATACAGAGGTCAATGCAGCTCCACTGTCCATTCATGAATAATTGCGCTATAACCAAAAACAACCGCAGGTCATGTCAAGCCTGTCGCTTCAATAAATGCCAGTCCATAGGCATGCGCAGAGACA TGGTCATGTCTGAGAGGGATGTACTCGAGAGGAGGATGCGCATCAAGAAGAGAAAGATGTTTGATGTCCCAACACAGCTTTCTTCCCAGCAGGAGGAAACCATTCAGGAGCTTCTCTGTGGCCACCACAGCACATTTGACTCAGAATTTTCTCGCTTCAGTGGCTTTAGG cCTATGGACAGAATCATCCTCTCTGTGAGCGAGTACAACCAGCCTACAAGCAAGCCCTTTCAGCCACTGACCAACTGCTCCACAGGCACCTGCACAGAATCTAGTAAATCTGCCACAGACCCCAGAACATCCTCACATgccaactcctcctcctcctcctctggtctCTGTGGCTCCTCTGAAGGAGAAAAGGTTGGAAAAAGCAGCGTTTTTACTGCTCTTCCACACATGGCTGACCTGACCACCTACATGATCCAGGACATCATTTGTTTCTCCAAAAGTCTTCCGGACTTCCG GTCTTTAACCATAGAGGATCAAATTGCTCTGCTCAAAGGAGCCGCATTCGAAATCATGCAGATCCGCTTCAACATGGTGTtcaatgcaaaaacaaacatctgggAGTGTGGTCAGATTACATACTGCATAGATGACGGTGTACGAG CGGGTTTCCAGCCACTTCTACTAGAGCCTCTGTTCAGATTTCATCATACACTACGCAGACTGGGGCTGCAGGAAGAAGAGTATGTTCTCATGCAAGCCATGTCCCTGTTCTCTGCAG ATCGTCCAGGtgtgcagcagcacagtgtgatCGATAAGCTTCATGAAAACGTGGCACTGACACTAAAAACCTGGATTGACTGCAAGAGAACAGGCCcagaaaaaca CTTGCTGTTTCCCAAGGTGGTGGCCTGTCTTACGGAGATGAGAACAATGACAGAGGAGTACTGCAAACAGGTTTTGCAGATCCAGGACATCCAGCCTGACGATATCTCTCCTCTCATACTGGAGGTGGTCAGTAAAGACTCCTGTAATGACTTCTGA
- the nr1i2 gene encoding nuclear receptor subfamily 1 group I member 2 isoform X1, which yields MSEGASGECTIYEELTQKDEEENTSDDDESRVCGVCGDQARGFHFNALTCEGCKGFFRRAIQRSMQLHCPFMNNCAITKNNRRSCQACRFNKCQSIGMRRDMVMSERDVLERRMRIKKRKMFDVPTQLSSQQEETIQELLCGHHSTFDSEFSRFSGFRPMDRIILSVSEYNQPTSKPFQPLTNCSTGTCTESSKSATDPRTSSHANSSSSSSGLCGSSEGEKVGKSSVFTALPHMADLTTYMIQDIICFSKSLPDFRSLTIEDQIALLKGAAFEIMQIRFNMVFNAKTNIWECGQITYCIDDGVRAGFQPLLLEPLFRFHHTLRRLGLQEEEYVLMQAMSLFSAGSSKFSSVHLRDRPGVQQHSVIDKLHENVALTLKTWIDCKRTGPEKHLLFPKVVACLTEMRTMTEEYCKQVLQIQDIQPDDISPLILEVVSKDSCNDF from the exons ATGAGCGAGGGGGCCAGTGGAGAGTGCACCATCTATGAAGAGCTCACCCAGAAGGACGAGGAGGAAAACACGTCTGACGATGACGAGTCcagagtgtgtggtgtgtgtggagacCAGGCCAGAGGTTTCCACTTCAATGCCCTGACATGTGAAGGCTGTAAGGGATTTTTCAG acgtGCCATACAGAGGTCAATGCAGCTCCACTGTCCATTCATGAATAATTGCGCTATAACCAAAAACAACCGCAGGTCATGTCAAGCCTGTCGCTTCAATAAATGCCAGTCCATAGGCATGCGCAGAGACA TGGTCATGTCTGAGAGGGATGTACTCGAGAGGAGGATGCGCATCAAGAAGAGAAAGATGTTTGATGTCCCAACACAGCTTTCTTCCCAGCAGGAGGAAACCATTCAGGAGCTTCTCTGTGGCCACCACAGCACATTTGACTCAGAATTTTCTCGCTTCAGTGGCTTTAGG cCTATGGACAGAATCATCCTCTCTGTGAGCGAGTACAACCAGCCTACAAGCAAGCCCTTTCAGCCACTGACCAACTGCTCCACAGGCACCTGCACAGAATCTAGTAAATCTGCCACAGACCCCAGAACATCCTCACATgccaactcctcctcctcctcctctggtctCTGTGGCTCCTCTGAAGGAGAAAAGGTTGGAAAAAGCAGCGTTTTTACTGCTCTTCCACACATGGCTGACCTGACCACCTACATGATCCAGGACATCATTTGTTTCTCCAAAAGTCTTCCGGACTTCCG GTCTTTAACCATAGAGGATCAAATTGCTCTGCTCAAAGGAGCCGCATTCGAAATCATGCAGATCCGCTTCAACATGGTGTtcaatgcaaaaacaaacatctgggAGTGTGGTCAGATTACATACTGCATAGATGACGGTGTACGAG CGGGTTTCCAGCCACTTCTACTAGAGCCTCTGTTCAGATTTCATCATACACTACGCAGACTGGGGCTGCAGGAAGAAGAGTATGTTCTCATGCAAGCCATGTCCCTGTTCTCTGCAGGTAGCAGCAAGTTTTCATCAGTTCATCTCAGGG ATCGTCCAGGtgtgcagcagcacagtgtgatCGATAAGCTTCATGAAAACGTGGCACTGACACTAAAAACCTGGATTGACTGCAAGAGAACAGGCCcagaaaaaca CTTGCTGTTTCCCAAGGTGGTGGCCTGTCTTACGGAGATGAGAACAATGACAGAGGAGTACTGCAAACAGGTTTTGCAGATCCAGGACATCCAGCCTGACGATATCTCTCCTCTCATACTGGAGGTGGTCAGTAAAGACTCCTGTAATGACTTCTGA
- the nr1i2 gene encoding nuclear receptor subfamily 1 group I member 2 isoform X4 has product MQLHCPFMNNCAITKNNRRSCQACRFNKCQSIGMRRDMVMSERDVLERRMRIKKRKMFDVPTQLSSQQEETIQELLCGHHSTFDSEFSRFSGFRPMDRIILSVSEYNQPTSKPFQPLTNCSTGTCTESSKSATDPRTSSHANSSSSSSGLCGSSEGEKVGKSSVFTALPHMADLTTYMIQDIICFSKSLPDFRSLTIEDQIALLKGAAFEIMQIRFNMVFNAKTNIWECGQITYCIDDGVRAGFQPLLLEPLFRFHHTLRRLGLQEEEYVLMQAMSLFSAGSSKFSSVHLRDRPGVQQHSVIDKLHENVALTLKTWIDCKRTGPEKHLLFPKVVACLTEMRTMTEEYCKQVLQIQDIQPDDISPLILEVVSKDSCNDF; this is encoded by the exons ATGCAGCTCCACTGTCCATTCATGAATAATTGCGCTATAACCAAAAACAACCGCAGGTCATGTCAAGCCTGTCGCTTCAATAAATGCCAGTCCATAGGCATGCGCAGAGACA TGGTCATGTCTGAGAGGGATGTACTCGAGAGGAGGATGCGCATCAAGAAGAGAAAGATGTTTGATGTCCCAACACAGCTTTCTTCCCAGCAGGAGGAAACCATTCAGGAGCTTCTCTGTGGCCACCACAGCACATTTGACTCAGAATTTTCTCGCTTCAGTGGCTTTAGG cCTATGGACAGAATCATCCTCTCTGTGAGCGAGTACAACCAGCCTACAAGCAAGCCCTTTCAGCCACTGACCAACTGCTCCACAGGCACCTGCACAGAATCTAGTAAATCTGCCACAGACCCCAGAACATCCTCACATgccaactcctcctcctcctcctctggtctCTGTGGCTCCTCTGAAGGAGAAAAGGTTGGAAAAAGCAGCGTTTTTACTGCTCTTCCACACATGGCTGACCTGACCACCTACATGATCCAGGACATCATTTGTTTCTCCAAAAGTCTTCCGGACTTCCG GTCTTTAACCATAGAGGATCAAATTGCTCTGCTCAAAGGAGCCGCATTCGAAATCATGCAGATCCGCTTCAACATGGTGTtcaatgcaaaaacaaacatctgggAGTGTGGTCAGATTACATACTGCATAGATGACGGTGTACGAG CGGGTTTCCAGCCACTTCTACTAGAGCCTCTGTTCAGATTTCATCATACACTACGCAGACTGGGGCTGCAGGAAGAAGAGTATGTTCTCATGCAAGCCATGTCCCTGTTCTCTGCAGGTAGCAGCAAGTTTTCATCAGTTCATCTCAGGG ATCGTCCAGGtgtgcagcagcacagtgtgatCGATAAGCTTCATGAAAACGTGGCACTGACACTAAAAACCTGGATTGACTGCAAGAGAACAGGCCcagaaaaaca CTTGCTGTTTCCCAAGGTGGTGGCCTGTCTTACGGAGATGAGAACAATGACAGAGGAGTACTGCAAACAGGTTTTGCAGATCCAGGACATCCAGCCTGACGATATCTCTCCTCTCATACTGGAGGTGGTCAGTAAAGACTCCTGTAATGACTTCTGA
- the nr1i2 gene encoding nuclear receptor subfamily 1 group I member 2 isoform X3, translating into MSEGASGECTIYEELTQKDEEENTSDDDESRVCGVCGDQARGFHFNALTCEGCKGFFRRAIQRSMQLHCPFMNNCAITKNNRRSCQACRFNKCQSIGMRRDMVMSERDVLERRMRIKKRKMFDVPTQLSSQQEETIQELLCGHHSTFDSEFSRFSGFRPMDRIILSVSEYNQPTSKPFQPLTNCSTGTCTESSKSATDPRTSSHANSSSSSSGLCGSSEGEKVGKSSVFTALPHMADLTTYMIQDIICFSKSLPDFRSLTIEDQIALLKGAAFEIMQIRFNMVFNAKTNIWECGQITYCIDDGVRAGFQPLLLEPLFRFHHTLRRLGLQEEEYVLMQAMSLFSAGSSKFSSVHLRDRPGVQQHSVIDKLHENVALTLKTWIDCKRTGPEKQWWPVLRR; encoded by the exons ATGAGCGAGGGGGCCAGTGGAGAGTGCACCATCTATGAAGAGCTCACCCAGAAGGACGAGGAGGAAAACACGTCTGACGATGACGAGTCcagagtgtgtggtgtgtgtggagacCAGGCCAGAGGTTTCCACTTCAATGCCCTGACATGTGAAGGCTGTAAGGGATTTTTCAG acgtGCCATACAGAGGTCAATGCAGCTCCACTGTCCATTCATGAATAATTGCGCTATAACCAAAAACAACCGCAGGTCATGTCAAGCCTGTCGCTTCAATAAATGCCAGTCCATAGGCATGCGCAGAGACA TGGTCATGTCTGAGAGGGATGTACTCGAGAGGAGGATGCGCATCAAGAAGAGAAAGATGTTTGATGTCCCAACACAGCTTTCTTCCCAGCAGGAGGAAACCATTCAGGAGCTTCTCTGTGGCCACCACAGCACATTTGACTCAGAATTTTCTCGCTTCAGTGGCTTTAGG cCTATGGACAGAATCATCCTCTCTGTGAGCGAGTACAACCAGCCTACAAGCAAGCCCTTTCAGCCACTGACCAACTGCTCCACAGGCACCTGCACAGAATCTAGTAAATCTGCCACAGACCCCAGAACATCCTCACATgccaactcctcctcctcctcctctggtctCTGTGGCTCCTCTGAAGGAGAAAAGGTTGGAAAAAGCAGCGTTTTTACTGCTCTTCCACACATGGCTGACCTGACCACCTACATGATCCAGGACATCATTTGTTTCTCCAAAAGTCTTCCGGACTTCCG GTCTTTAACCATAGAGGATCAAATTGCTCTGCTCAAAGGAGCCGCATTCGAAATCATGCAGATCCGCTTCAACATGGTGTtcaatgcaaaaacaaacatctgggAGTGTGGTCAGATTACATACTGCATAGATGACGGTGTACGAG CGGGTTTCCAGCCACTTCTACTAGAGCCTCTGTTCAGATTTCATCATACACTACGCAGACTGGGGCTGCAGGAAGAAGAGTATGTTCTCATGCAAGCCATGTCCCTGTTCTCTGCAGGTAGCAGCAAGTTTTCATCAGTTCATCTCAGGG ATCGTCCAGGtgtgcagcagcacagtgtgatCGATAAGCTTCATGAAAACGTGGCACTGACACTAAAAACCTGGATTGACTGCAAGAGAACAGGCCcagaaaaaca GTGGTGGCCTGTCTTACGGAGATGA
- the si:ch211-214p13.9 gene encoding cell surface glycoprotein CD200 receptor 1 isoform X1 yields MRDVTWICVAVILLVSKVWSLDPGTIPSTSVNSSTDGIQNVTFNLGSDANLTCSGKSWNETLFVIWTIQLKHRTCKITWKDGVQDKDNCSDGKPLGNKSKAQFYLSIPNFSTEDVGIYKCESVFSGGNKNDAFNVTITVPPVTSAWLEHKVKKMVAVCKAERGRPAANISWSLQGIAPFVTTHHDSDGFISVASHLELTKGVDAENLTCVIRHPYWKQDRILAPELREGYFPWLLILIGVVVLIVLVGLVFLAHKKIMTLRSCKQSEISFSKSPPTEDVEEVEPYASYVQRENSIYN; encoded by the exons ATGAGGGACGTGACATGGATTTGTGTTGCAGTTATCCTCTTAGTGTCTAAAGTTTGGAGCCTGGATCCAG GAACTATTCCGAGCACGTCTGTGAACTCCAGCACTGATG gtATCCAAAATGTAACTTTCAACCTGGGGAGTGATGCCAATCTGACATGCAGTGGTAAATCCTGGAATGAGACCCTGTTTGTTATTTGGACCATCCAGCTGAAACACAGAACCTGTAAGATAACCTGGAAGGATGGTGTTCAAGACAAGGACAACTGCAGTGACGGAAAGCCCCTTGGAAACAAATCCAAGGCTCAGTTTTATCTGAGCATCCCAAACTTTTCAACTGAAGACGTGGGGATTTACAAATGTGAGTCCGTTTTTTCCGGGGGAAACAAAAATGATGCATTCAACGTGACAATCACAG TTCCTCCTGTGACATCAGCCTGGTTGGAGCATAAGGTCAAGAAGATGGTGGCTGTCTGCAAAGCCGAAAGAGGAAGACCGGCAGCCAACATCAGCTGGAGTCTTCAGGGAATTGCACCGTTTGTAACAACCCACCATGATTCAGATGGATTTATTTCAGTGGCGAGTCATCTGGAGCTCACAAAGGGTGTGGATGCAGAGAACCTGACCTGTGTGATCAGGCACCCATACTGGAAACAAGACAGGATTCTGGCGCCAGAGCTCAGAGAAG GTTATTTTCCCTGGCTGCTCATCCTTATTGGTGTTGTAGTTCTTATCGTTTTGGTGGGACTAGTATTTCTTGcacacaagaaaataatgacattgaG GTCGTGCAAGCAGTCTGAAATATCATTCTCCAAATCCCCACCG acaGAGGATGTAGAGGAAGTGGAGCCCTATGCCAGCTACGTTCAACGAGAGAACTCTATCTATAACTGA
- the si:ch211-214p13.9 gene encoding cell surface glycoprotein CD200 receptor 1 isoform X2 — protein MRDVTWICVAVILLVSKVWSLDPGIQNVTFNLGSDANLTCSGKSWNETLFVIWTIQLKHRTCKITWKDGVQDKDNCSDGKPLGNKSKAQFYLSIPNFSTEDVGIYKCESVFSGGNKNDAFNVTITVPPVTSAWLEHKVKKMVAVCKAERGRPAANISWSLQGIAPFVTTHHDSDGFISVASHLELTKGVDAENLTCVIRHPYWKQDRILAPELREGYFPWLLILIGVVVLIVLVGLVFLAHKKIMTLRSCKQSEISFSKSPPTEDVEEVEPYASYVQRENSIYN, from the exons ATGAGGGACGTGACATGGATTTGTGTTGCAGTTATCCTCTTAGTGTCTAAAGTTTGGAGCCTGGATCCAG gtATCCAAAATGTAACTTTCAACCTGGGGAGTGATGCCAATCTGACATGCAGTGGTAAATCCTGGAATGAGACCCTGTTTGTTATTTGGACCATCCAGCTGAAACACAGAACCTGTAAGATAACCTGGAAGGATGGTGTTCAAGACAAGGACAACTGCAGTGACGGAAAGCCCCTTGGAAACAAATCCAAGGCTCAGTTTTATCTGAGCATCCCAAACTTTTCAACTGAAGACGTGGGGATTTACAAATGTGAGTCCGTTTTTTCCGGGGGAAACAAAAATGATGCATTCAACGTGACAATCACAG TTCCTCCTGTGACATCAGCCTGGTTGGAGCATAAGGTCAAGAAGATGGTGGCTGTCTGCAAAGCCGAAAGAGGAAGACCGGCAGCCAACATCAGCTGGAGTCTTCAGGGAATTGCACCGTTTGTAACAACCCACCATGATTCAGATGGATTTATTTCAGTGGCGAGTCATCTGGAGCTCACAAAGGGTGTGGATGCAGAGAACCTGACCTGTGTGATCAGGCACCCATACTGGAAACAAGACAGGATTCTGGCGCCAGAGCTCAGAGAAG GTTATTTTCCCTGGCTGCTCATCCTTATTGGTGTTGTAGTTCTTATCGTTTTGGTGGGACTAGTATTTCTTGcacacaagaaaataatgacattgaG GTCGTGCAAGCAGTCTGAAATATCATTCTCCAAATCCCCACCG acaGAGGATGTAGAGGAAGTGGAGCCCTATGCCAGCTACGTTCAACGAGAGAACTCTATCTATAACTGA
- the si:ch211-214p13.7 gene encoding uncharacterized protein si:ch211-214p13.7 produces MGNCTSNAMRKKKRKGDSASRDKTSKDNEPAEDVMYASIDHRTIQDSKTTKTVSYDDSDYAIVNVPAKLQPEPESECSSKDECTDDYVLMG; encoded by the exons ATGGGAAACTGCACTTCAAA TGCcatgagaaagaagaaaagaaaag GTGACTCTGCATCAAGGGATAAAACCAGCAAAGATAATGAG CCTGCTGAGGATGTCATGTACGCCTCCATTGACCACAGAACTATCCAAGATTCAAAAACGACCAAAACTGTGTCTTATGATGATTCTGACTATGCCATAGTCAATGTTCCAGCAAAACTTCAACCTGAGCCTGAATCTGAGTGCTCATCTAAAGATGAATGTACAGATGATTATGTACTTATGGGGTAA
- the si:ch211-214p13.8 gene encoding B- and T-lymphocyte attenuator isoform X1, whose product MNMLGLMDRLTYINLLMLYFFVSIYGRREGLFPRCEVMAKVHRGTTVIKIPQQSVTVSCPVVHCGKSLNVTWCKLSNTGRCQQIGNTENVEIRQDSHLMDKLISYLTFKQISVYDDGLYRCELRGHGQSHISHLINISVSDMHQGVESDGSIAATSLSQAVDESASWHPYFYICGGIALLVFTLTASTLLQFYGCQQVPNNKPTQNQAQYILNDIYSTSALTPPPLITDGKQPLESTANKHPESAVINHAQSEISASKQHVATKQDKDPQYAAIIVS is encoded by the exons ATGAACATGTTGGGCCTAATGGACAGACTAACATACATTAATCttttaatgctttattttttcGTTTCCATCTATGGAAGACGTGAAG gtTTGTTTCCCAGATGTGAAGTTATGGCGAAGGTCCACAGAGGCACTACAGTGATAAAGATCCCACAACAATCTGTGACAGTCAGCTGTCCTGTCGTTCACTGTGGAAAGTCACTGAATGTAACCTGGTGTAAACTTTCAAACACCGGCAGATGTCAACAAATAGGAAACACAGAGAATGTAGAAATACGACAGGACAGCCATCTCATGGATAAACTCATCTCTTATCTAACTTTCAAACAGATTTCTGTATATGATGATGGCCTGTACAGATGTGAATTACGTGGACATGGCCAATCACATATCAGTCACCTCATCAACATCTCAGTTTCAG ACATGCATCAAGGGGTAGAATCCGATGGCAGCATTGCAG CTACATCACTGAGCCAAGCTGTTGATGAGTCTGCTTCCTGGCATCCCTACTTCTATATCTGCGGAGGCATCGCTCTTTTGGTCTTCACATTAACAGCGTCAACCCTGCTACAGTTTTACGGCTGTCAAC AAGTACCAAACAACAAGCCAACACAGAATCAG GCCCAGTACATTCTGAATGACATCTACTCTACGAGTGCGCTTACACCACCTCCCCTGATCACTGATGGGAAGCAGCCTTTAGAGAGCACAGCTAATAAACATCCAGAGTCTGCTGTCATCAACCATGCACAGTCTGAGATT
- the si:ch211-214p13.8 gene encoding B- and T-lymphocyte attenuator isoform X2 has translation MAKVHRGTTVIKIPQQSVTVSCPVVHCGKSLNVTWCKLSNTGRCQQIGNTENVEIRQDSHLMDKLISYLTFKQISVYDDGLYRCELRGHGQSHISHLINISVSDMHQGVESDGSIAATSLSQAVDESASWHPYFYICGGIALLVFTLTASTLLQFYGCQQVPNNKPTQNQAQYILNDIYSTSALTPPPLITDGKQPLESTANKHPESAVINHAQSEISASKQHVATKQDKDPQYAAIIVS, from the exons ATGGCGAAGGTCCACAGAGGCACTACAGTGATAAAGATCCCACAACAATCTGTGACAGTCAGCTGTCCTGTCGTTCACTGTGGAAAGTCACTGAATGTAACCTGGTGTAAACTTTCAAACACCGGCAGATGTCAACAAATAGGAAACACAGAGAATGTAGAAATACGACAGGACAGCCATCTCATGGATAAACTCATCTCTTATCTAACTTTCAAACAGATTTCTGTATATGATGATGGCCTGTACAGATGTGAATTACGTGGACATGGCCAATCACATATCAGTCACCTCATCAACATCTCAGTTTCAG ACATGCATCAAGGGGTAGAATCCGATGGCAGCATTGCAG CTACATCACTGAGCCAAGCTGTTGATGAGTCTGCTTCCTGGCATCCCTACTTCTATATCTGCGGAGGCATCGCTCTTTTGGTCTTCACATTAACAGCGTCAACCCTGCTACAGTTTTACGGCTGTCAAC AAGTACCAAACAACAAGCCAACACAGAATCAG GCCCAGTACATTCTGAATGACATCTACTCTACGAGTGCGCTTACACCACCTCCCCTGATCACTGATGGGAAGCAGCCTTTAGAGAGCACAGCTAATAAACATCCAGAGTCTGCTGTCATCAACCATGCACAGTCTGAGATT